One window of the Equus caballus isolate H_3958 breed thoroughbred chromosome 2, TB-T2T, whole genome shotgun sequence genome contains the following:
- the ACAP3 gene encoding arf-GAP with coiled-coil, ANK repeat and PH domain-containing protein 3 isoform X4: MSWALAACSPPGLSSFTSLLCLWRPQWEWRLPGLCVPPPAGRGCPGKCQPGLGWKLRRFTQTLDHRGHPGATLDEVETDVVEIEAKLDKLVKLCSGMIEAGKAYVTTNRLFVSGVRDLSQQCQGDTVISECLQRFGDSLQEMVNYHMVSPDRGGGLSKGTSIQLPHRCHPIPGSAPTGSPQAPPSLECSRWAGSEGAELAGGYGRRPRFCSLVCGGGAITEVFCCVQILFDQAQRSVRQQLHNFIKEDVRKFKETKKQFDKVREDMELSLVRNAQAPRHRPHEVEEATGALTLTRKCFRHLALDYVLQINVLQAKKKFEILDSMLTFMHAQHSFFQQGYSLLHQLDPYMKKLATELDQLVIDSAVEKREMERKHAAIQQRDFSYDEPKAEFDVDAPSGVVMEGYLFKRASNAFKTWNRRWFSIQNSQLVYQKKLKDVLTVVVDDLRLCSVKPCEDIERRFCFEVVSPTKSCMLQADSEKLRQAWVHAVQASIASAYRESPDSCYSERLDRTASPSTSSIDSATDSRERSVKGESVLQRVQNVAGNSQCSDCGQPDPRWASINLGVLLCIECSGIHRSLGVHCSKVRSLTLDSWEPELLKLMCELGNSTMNHIYEAQCEGLGSRKPTASSPRQDKEAWIKDKYVEKKFLRKPPSAPAREAPRRWRAQKCQRHHSSPRAPTARRKIRLEPILPSVAALSSAGTVERRFRRDSLFCPDELDSLFSYFDAGAAAAGPRKGAESEESSGEADGESEAWGLADVRELHPGLLAHRAARTRDLPALAAALAHGAEVNWADSEDEGKTPLVQAVLGGSLIVCEFLLQNGADVNQRDSRGRAPLHHATLLGRTGQVCLFLKRGADQHALDHEQQDPLSIAVQEANADIVTLLRLARMAEEMREAEAPPGQPGPLAGSSPTELQYRRCIQEFISLHLEES; this comes from the exons ATGTCGTGGGCGCTGGCAGCCTGCTCTCCTCCCGGCCTTTCCTCCTTCACCAGCCTGCTTTGCCTGTGGCGCCCGCAGTGGGAGTGGCGGCTGCCTGGGCTTTGCGTGCCTCCTCCggcagggaggggctgcccaGGAAAGTGCCAGCCCGGCCTGGGGTGGAAGCTGAGGAGATTCACTCAGACCCTGGATCACAGAGGCCACCCTGG GGCGACTCTCGACGAGGTGGAAACAGATGTGGTTGAGATCGAGGCCAAGTTGGACAAG CTGGTCAAGCTGTGCAGCGGCATGATCGAGGCCGGCAAGGCCTATGTCACAACCAACAGGCTCTTCGTGAGCGGCGTCCGTGACCTGTCCCAGCAGTGCCAGGGTGACACCGTCATCTCG GAATGTCTGCAGAGGTTTGGAGACAGCCTGCAGGAGATGGTCAACTACCACATGGTAAGCCCAGACCGGGGTGGAGGCCTGTCCAAGGGCACGTCCATCCAGCTTCCTCATCGCTGTCATCCCATCCCAGGCAGCGCCCCCACTGGCTCCCCGCAGGCCCCGCCCAGCCTGGAATGCTCTCGCTGGGCTGGCTCAGAGGGAGCTGAGCTGGCTGGCGGCTACGGGAGGAGGCCACGTTTCTGCTCCTTGGTCTGTGGGGGTGGGGCCATCACTGAGGTGTTCTGCTGTGTCCAG ATCCTGTTTGACCAGGCCCAGAGGTCCGTTCGGCAGCAGCTCCACAATTTCATCAAAGA GGATGTGCGGAAGTTCAAGGAGACTAAGAAGCAGTTTGACAAAGTGCGAGAGGACATGGAGCTGTCCCTGGTGAGGAATGCCCAGGCCCCGCGGCACCGGCCCCATGAGGTGGAGGAGGCCACGGGCGCCCTGACCCTCACCCGGAAGTGCTTCCGCCACCTGGCACTGGACTACGTGCTCCAG ATCAACGTCCTCCAGGCCAAGAAGAAGTTTGAGATCTTGGATTCT ATGCTGACCTTCATGCATGCCCAGCACAGCTTTTTCCAGCAGGGCTACAGCCTGCTGCACCAGCTGGACCCCTACATGAAGAAGCTGGCTACCGAG CTGGACCAGTTGGTGATTGACTCAGCAGTGGAAAAGCGTGAGATGGAACGCAAGCATGCCGCCATACAGCAGCGG GACTTCTCCTATGATGAGCCCAAAGCAGAGTTTGATGTGGACGCGCCCAGTGGTGTGGTGATGGAAGGCTACCTCTTCAAGAGGGCCAGCAACGCCTTCAAGACGTGGAACCG GCGCTGGTTCTCCATCCAGAACAGCCAGCTGGTCTACCAGAAGAAGCTCAAG GATGTGTTGACCGTGGTGGTGGATGACCTCCGCCTGTGCTCCGTGAAGCCATGTGAGGACATTGAGCGGAGGTTCTGCTTTGAGGTCGTGTCACCCACCAA GAGCTGCATGCTGCAGGCTGACTCCGAGAAGCTGCGGCAGGCCTGGGTCCACGCCGTGCAGGCCAGCATCGCCTCAGCCTACCGGGAGAGCCCAGACAGCTGCTACAGTGAG AGGCTGGACCGCACGGCATCCCCATCCACGAGCAGCATTGACTCAGCCACGGACTCCCGGGAGCGCAGCGTCAAGGGCGAGAGCGTGCTGCAGCGTGTGCAGAATGTGGCTGGCAACAGCCAGTGCAGCGACTGCGGCCAGCCAGACCCCCGCTGGGCCAGCATCAATCTGGGGGTGCTGCTCTGCATCGAGTGCTCAGGCATCCACAG GAGCTTAGGTGTCCACTGCTCCAAGGTGCGGTCCCTGACTTTGGACTCATGGGAGCCAGAGCTGCTGAAG CTGATGTGCGAACTTGGAAACAGCACCATGAACCACATCTATGAGGCCCAGTGCGAGGGGCTGGGCAGCAGGAAGCCCACGGCCAGCAGCCCCAG ACAGGACAAGGAGGCCTGGATCAAGGACAAATATGTCGAAAAGAAGTTTCTGCGGAAGCCACCCTCAGCACCAGCCCGGGAGGCCCCCCGGCGCTGGCGGGCGCAGAAGTGCCAGCGCCACCACAGCTCTCCCCGCGCCCCCACTGCCCGCCGCAAGATCCGGCTGGAGCCTATCTTGCCCTCCGTGGCTGCTCTGTCCTCAG caGGCACTGTGGAGCGCAGGTTCCGCagggattccctcttctgcccgGATGAGCTGGACTCCCTCTTCTCCTACTTTGATGCAGGGGCTGCGGCGGCCGGTCCACGCA AGGGTGCAGAGTCAGAAGAGTCCAGCGGTGAGGCAGACGGGGAGTCCGAGGCCTGGGGCCTGGCAGATGTGCGCGAGCTGCACCCTGGGCTCCTAGCACACCGCGCAGCGCGCACACGTGACCTGCCCGCGCTGGCCGCGGCACTGGCCCACGGGGCCGAGGTCAACTGGGCCGACTCGGAGGACGAGGGCAAGACGCCGTTGGTGCAAGCCGTACTAGGG GGCTCCCTGATCGTCTGTGAATTCCTCCTGCAAAATGGAGCGGACGTGAACCAAAGAGACAGCCGGGGCCGGGCGCCCCTGCACCATGCCACGCTCCTGGGCCGCACCGG CCAGGTCTGCCTGTTCCTGAAGCGTGGGGCCGACCAGCATGCCTTGGACCATGAACAGCAGGACCCACTGAGTATCGCGGTCCAGGAGGCGAATGCGGACATCGTCACACT GCTGCGTCTGGCGCGCATGGCTGAGGAGATGCGTGAGGCCGAGGCGCCCCCGGGCCAGCCAGGCCCCCTGGCGGGCAGCAGCCCCACAGAACTCCAGTATCGCAGGTGCATCCAGGAGTTCATCAGCCTCCATCTGGAGGAGAGCTAG
- the ACAP3 gene encoding arf-GAP with coiled-coil, ANK repeat and PH domain-containing protein 3 isoform X1 yields the protein MSWALAACSPPGLSSFTSLLCLWRPQWEWRLPGLCVPPPAGRGCPGKCQPGLGWKLRRFTQTLDHRGHPGATLDEVETDVVEIEAKLDKLVKLCSGMIEAGKAYVTTNRLFVSGVRDLSQQCQGDTVISECLQRFGDSLQEMVNYHMVSPDRGGGLSKGTSIQLPHRCHPIPGSAPTGSPQAPPSLECSRWAGSEGAELAGGYGRRPRFCSLVCGGGAITEVFCCVQILFDQAQRSVRQQLHNFIKEDVRKFKETKKQFDKVREDMELSLVRNAQAPRHRPHEVEEATGALTLTRKCFRHLALDYVLQINVLQAKKKFEILDSMLTFMHAQHSFFQQGYSLLHQLDPYMKKLATELDQLVIDSAVEKREMERKHAAIQQRDFSYDEPKAEFDVDAPSGVVMEGYLFKRASNAFKTWNRRWFSIQNSQLVYQKKLKDVLTVVVDDLRLCSVKPCEDIERRFCFEVVSPTKSCMLQADSEKLRQAWVHAVQASIASAYRESPDSCYSERLDRTASPSTSSIDSATDSRERSVKGESVLQRVQNVAGNSQCSDCGQPDPRWASINLGVLLCIECSGIHRSLGVHCSKVRSLTLDSWEPELLKLMCELGNSTMNHIYEAQCEGLGSRKPTASSPRQDKEAWIKDKYVEKKFLRKPPSAPAREAPRRWRAQKCQRHHSSPRAPTARRKIRLEPILPSVAALSSAGTVERRFRRDSLFCPDELDSLFSYFDAGAAAAGPRSLSSDSGLGGSSDGSSDVLAFGAGSVVDSVTEEEGAESEESSGEADGESEAWGLADVRELHPGLLAHRAARTRDLPALAAALAHGAEVNWADSEDEGKTPLVQAVLGGSLIVCEFLLQNGADVNQRDSRGRAPLHHATLLGRTGQVCLFLKRGADQHALDHEQQDPLSIAVQEANADIVTLLRLARMAEEMREAEAPPGQPGPLAGSSPTELQYRRCIQEFISLHLEES from the exons ATGTCGTGGGCGCTGGCAGCCTGCTCTCCTCCCGGCCTTTCCTCCTTCACCAGCCTGCTTTGCCTGTGGCGCCCGCAGTGGGAGTGGCGGCTGCCTGGGCTTTGCGTGCCTCCTCCggcagggaggggctgcccaGGAAAGTGCCAGCCCGGCCTGGGGTGGAAGCTGAGGAGATTCACTCAGACCCTGGATCACAGAGGCCACCCTGG GGCGACTCTCGACGAGGTGGAAACAGATGTGGTTGAGATCGAGGCCAAGTTGGACAAG CTGGTCAAGCTGTGCAGCGGCATGATCGAGGCCGGCAAGGCCTATGTCACAACCAACAGGCTCTTCGTGAGCGGCGTCCGTGACCTGTCCCAGCAGTGCCAGGGTGACACCGTCATCTCG GAATGTCTGCAGAGGTTTGGAGACAGCCTGCAGGAGATGGTCAACTACCACATGGTAAGCCCAGACCGGGGTGGAGGCCTGTCCAAGGGCACGTCCATCCAGCTTCCTCATCGCTGTCATCCCATCCCAGGCAGCGCCCCCACTGGCTCCCCGCAGGCCCCGCCCAGCCTGGAATGCTCTCGCTGGGCTGGCTCAGAGGGAGCTGAGCTGGCTGGCGGCTACGGGAGGAGGCCACGTTTCTGCTCCTTGGTCTGTGGGGGTGGGGCCATCACTGAGGTGTTCTGCTGTGTCCAG ATCCTGTTTGACCAGGCCCAGAGGTCCGTTCGGCAGCAGCTCCACAATTTCATCAAAGA GGATGTGCGGAAGTTCAAGGAGACTAAGAAGCAGTTTGACAAAGTGCGAGAGGACATGGAGCTGTCCCTGGTGAGGAATGCCCAGGCCCCGCGGCACCGGCCCCATGAGGTGGAGGAGGCCACGGGCGCCCTGACCCTCACCCGGAAGTGCTTCCGCCACCTGGCACTGGACTACGTGCTCCAG ATCAACGTCCTCCAGGCCAAGAAGAAGTTTGAGATCTTGGATTCT ATGCTGACCTTCATGCATGCCCAGCACAGCTTTTTCCAGCAGGGCTACAGCCTGCTGCACCAGCTGGACCCCTACATGAAGAAGCTGGCTACCGAG CTGGACCAGTTGGTGATTGACTCAGCAGTGGAAAAGCGTGAGATGGAACGCAAGCATGCCGCCATACAGCAGCGG GACTTCTCCTATGATGAGCCCAAAGCAGAGTTTGATGTGGACGCGCCCAGTGGTGTGGTGATGGAAGGCTACCTCTTCAAGAGGGCCAGCAACGCCTTCAAGACGTGGAACCG GCGCTGGTTCTCCATCCAGAACAGCCAGCTGGTCTACCAGAAGAAGCTCAAG GATGTGTTGACCGTGGTGGTGGATGACCTCCGCCTGTGCTCCGTGAAGCCATGTGAGGACATTGAGCGGAGGTTCTGCTTTGAGGTCGTGTCACCCACCAA GAGCTGCATGCTGCAGGCTGACTCCGAGAAGCTGCGGCAGGCCTGGGTCCACGCCGTGCAGGCCAGCATCGCCTCAGCCTACCGGGAGAGCCCAGACAGCTGCTACAGTGAG AGGCTGGACCGCACGGCATCCCCATCCACGAGCAGCATTGACTCAGCCACGGACTCCCGGGAGCGCAGCGTCAAGGGCGAGAGCGTGCTGCAGCGTGTGCAGAATGTGGCTGGCAACAGCCAGTGCAGCGACTGCGGCCAGCCAGACCCCCGCTGGGCCAGCATCAATCTGGGGGTGCTGCTCTGCATCGAGTGCTCAGGCATCCACAG GAGCTTAGGTGTCCACTGCTCCAAGGTGCGGTCCCTGACTTTGGACTCATGGGAGCCAGAGCTGCTGAAG CTGATGTGCGAACTTGGAAACAGCACCATGAACCACATCTATGAGGCCCAGTGCGAGGGGCTGGGCAGCAGGAAGCCCACGGCCAGCAGCCCCAG ACAGGACAAGGAGGCCTGGATCAAGGACAAATATGTCGAAAAGAAGTTTCTGCGGAAGCCACCCTCAGCACCAGCCCGGGAGGCCCCCCGGCGCTGGCGGGCGCAGAAGTGCCAGCGCCACCACAGCTCTCCCCGCGCCCCCACTGCCCGCCGCAAGATCCGGCTGGAGCCTATCTTGCCCTCCGTGGCTGCTCTGTCCTCAG caGGCACTGTGGAGCGCAGGTTCCGCagggattccctcttctgcccgGATGAGCTGGACTCCCTCTTCTCCTACTTTGATGCAGGGGCTGCGGCGGCCGGTCCACGCA GTCTGAGCAGCGACAGCGGCTTAGGGGGCAGCTCGGACGGCAGCTCAGACGTCCTGGCCTTCGGCGCGGGCTCTGTGGTGGACAGTGTCACTGAGGAGG AGGGTGCAGAGTCAGAAGAGTCCAGCGGTGAGGCAGACGGGGAGTCCGAGGCCTGGGGCCTGGCAGATGTGCGCGAGCTGCACCCTGGGCTCCTAGCACACCGCGCAGCGCGCACACGTGACCTGCCCGCGCTGGCCGCGGCACTGGCCCACGGGGCCGAGGTCAACTGGGCCGACTCGGAGGACGAGGGCAAGACGCCGTTGGTGCAAGCCGTACTAGGG GGCTCCCTGATCGTCTGTGAATTCCTCCTGCAAAATGGAGCGGACGTGAACCAAAGAGACAGCCGGGGCCGGGCGCCCCTGCACCATGCCACGCTCCTGGGCCGCACCGG CCAGGTCTGCCTGTTCCTGAAGCGTGGGGCCGACCAGCATGCCTTGGACCATGAACAGCAGGACCCACTGAGTATCGCGGTCCAGGAGGCGAATGCGGACATCGTCACACT GCTGCGTCTGGCGCGCATGGCTGAGGAGATGCGTGAGGCCGAGGCGCCCCCGGGCCAGCCAGGCCCCCTGGCGGGCAGCAGCCCCACAGAACTCCAGTATCGCAGGTGCATCCAGGAGTTCATCAGCCTCCATCTGGAGGAGAGCTAG
- the ACAP3 gene encoding arf-GAP with coiled-coil, ANK repeat and PH domain-containing protein 3 isoform X5: MSWALAACSPPGLSSFTSLLCLWRPQWEWRLPGLCVPPPAGRGCPGKCQPGLGWKLRRFTQTLDHRGHPGATLDEVETDVVEIEAKLDKLVKLCSGMIEAGKAYVTTNRLFVSGVRDLSQQCQGDTVISECLQRFGDSLQEMVNYHMVSPDRGGGLSKGTSIQLPHRCHPIPGSAPTGSPQAPPSLECSRWAGSEGAELAGGYGRRPRFCSLVCGGGAITEVFCCVQILFDQAQRSVRQQLHNFIKEDVRKFKETKKQFDKVREDMELSLVRNAQAPRHRPHEVEEATGALTLTRKCFRHLALDYVLQINVLQAKKKFEILDSMLTFMHAQHSFFQQGYSLLHQLDPYMKKLATELDQLVIDSAVEKREMERKHAAIQQRDFSYDEPKAEFDVDAPSGVVMEGYLFKRASNAFKTWNRRWFSIQNSQLVYQKKLKDVLTVVVDDLRLCSVKPCEDIERRFCFEVVSPTKSCMLQADSEKLRQAWVHAVQASIASAYRESPDSCYSERLDRTASPSTSSIDSATDSRERSVKGESVLQRVQNVAGNSQCSDCGQPDPRWASINLGVLLCIECSGIHRSLGVHCSKVRSLTLDSWEPELLKLMCELGNSTMNHIYEAQCEGLGSRKPTASSPRQDKEAWIKDKYVEKKFLRKPPSAPAREAPRRWRAQKCQRHHSSPRAPTARRKIRLEPILPSVAALSSAGTVERRFRRDSLFCPDELDSLFSYFDAGAAAAGPRSLSSDSGLGGSSDGSSDVLAFGAGSVVDSVTEEEGAESEESSGEADGESEAWGLADVRELHPGLLAHRAARTRDLPALAAALAHGAEVNWADSEDEGKTPLVQAVLGGSLIVCEFLLQNGADVNQRDSRGRAPLHHATLLGRTGQVCLFLKRGADQHALDHEQQDPLSIAVQEANADIVTLSTWPRVGA; encoded by the exons ATGTCGTGGGCGCTGGCAGCCTGCTCTCCTCCCGGCCTTTCCTCCTTCACCAGCCTGCTTTGCCTGTGGCGCCCGCAGTGGGAGTGGCGGCTGCCTGGGCTTTGCGTGCCTCCTCCggcagggaggggctgcccaGGAAAGTGCCAGCCCGGCCTGGGGTGGAAGCTGAGGAGATTCACTCAGACCCTGGATCACAGAGGCCACCCTGG GGCGACTCTCGACGAGGTGGAAACAGATGTGGTTGAGATCGAGGCCAAGTTGGACAAG CTGGTCAAGCTGTGCAGCGGCATGATCGAGGCCGGCAAGGCCTATGTCACAACCAACAGGCTCTTCGTGAGCGGCGTCCGTGACCTGTCCCAGCAGTGCCAGGGTGACACCGTCATCTCG GAATGTCTGCAGAGGTTTGGAGACAGCCTGCAGGAGATGGTCAACTACCACATGGTAAGCCCAGACCGGGGTGGAGGCCTGTCCAAGGGCACGTCCATCCAGCTTCCTCATCGCTGTCATCCCATCCCAGGCAGCGCCCCCACTGGCTCCCCGCAGGCCCCGCCCAGCCTGGAATGCTCTCGCTGGGCTGGCTCAGAGGGAGCTGAGCTGGCTGGCGGCTACGGGAGGAGGCCACGTTTCTGCTCCTTGGTCTGTGGGGGTGGGGCCATCACTGAGGTGTTCTGCTGTGTCCAG ATCCTGTTTGACCAGGCCCAGAGGTCCGTTCGGCAGCAGCTCCACAATTTCATCAAAGA GGATGTGCGGAAGTTCAAGGAGACTAAGAAGCAGTTTGACAAAGTGCGAGAGGACATGGAGCTGTCCCTGGTGAGGAATGCCCAGGCCCCGCGGCACCGGCCCCATGAGGTGGAGGAGGCCACGGGCGCCCTGACCCTCACCCGGAAGTGCTTCCGCCACCTGGCACTGGACTACGTGCTCCAG ATCAACGTCCTCCAGGCCAAGAAGAAGTTTGAGATCTTGGATTCT ATGCTGACCTTCATGCATGCCCAGCACAGCTTTTTCCAGCAGGGCTACAGCCTGCTGCACCAGCTGGACCCCTACATGAAGAAGCTGGCTACCGAG CTGGACCAGTTGGTGATTGACTCAGCAGTGGAAAAGCGTGAGATGGAACGCAAGCATGCCGCCATACAGCAGCGG GACTTCTCCTATGATGAGCCCAAAGCAGAGTTTGATGTGGACGCGCCCAGTGGTGTGGTGATGGAAGGCTACCTCTTCAAGAGGGCCAGCAACGCCTTCAAGACGTGGAACCG GCGCTGGTTCTCCATCCAGAACAGCCAGCTGGTCTACCAGAAGAAGCTCAAG GATGTGTTGACCGTGGTGGTGGATGACCTCCGCCTGTGCTCCGTGAAGCCATGTGAGGACATTGAGCGGAGGTTCTGCTTTGAGGTCGTGTCACCCACCAA GAGCTGCATGCTGCAGGCTGACTCCGAGAAGCTGCGGCAGGCCTGGGTCCACGCCGTGCAGGCCAGCATCGCCTCAGCCTACCGGGAGAGCCCAGACAGCTGCTACAGTGAG AGGCTGGACCGCACGGCATCCCCATCCACGAGCAGCATTGACTCAGCCACGGACTCCCGGGAGCGCAGCGTCAAGGGCGAGAGCGTGCTGCAGCGTGTGCAGAATGTGGCTGGCAACAGCCAGTGCAGCGACTGCGGCCAGCCAGACCCCCGCTGGGCCAGCATCAATCTGGGGGTGCTGCTCTGCATCGAGTGCTCAGGCATCCACAG GAGCTTAGGTGTCCACTGCTCCAAGGTGCGGTCCCTGACTTTGGACTCATGGGAGCCAGAGCTGCTGAAG CTGATGTGCGAACTTGGAAACAGCACCATGAACCACATCTATGAGGCCCAGTGCGAGGGGCTGGGCAGCAGGAAGCCCACGGCCAGCAGCCCCAG ACAGGACAAGGAGGCCTGGATCAAGGACAAATATGTCGAAAAGAAGTTTCTGCGGAAGCCACCCTCAGCACCAGCCCGGGAGGCCCCCCGGCGCTGGCGGGCGCAGAAGTGCCAGCGCCACCACAGCTCTCCCCGCGCCCCCACTGCCCGCCGCAAGATCCGGCTGGAGCCTATCTTGCCCTCCGTGGCTGCTCTGTCCTCAG caGGCACTGTGGAGCGCAGGTTCCGCagggattccctcttctgcccgGATGAGCTGGACTCCCTCTTCTCCTACTTTGATGCAGGGGCTGCGGCGGCCGGTCCACGCA GTCTGAGCAGCGACAGCGGCTTAGGGGGCAGCTCGGACGGCAGCTCAGACGTCCTGGCCTTCGGCGCGGGCTCTGTGGTGGACAGTGTCACTGAGGAGG AGGGTGCAGAGTCAGAAGAGTCCAGCGGTGAGGCAGACGGGGAGTCCGAGGCCTGGGGCCTGGCAGATGTGCGCGAGCTGCACCCTGGGCTCCTAGCACACCGCGCAGCGCGCACACGTGACCTGCCCGCGCTGGCCGCGGCACTGGCCCACGGGGCCGAGGTCAACTGGGCCGACTCGGAGGACGAGGGCAAGACGCCGTTGGTGCAAGCCGTACTAGGG GGCTCCCTGATCGTCTGTGAATTCCTCCTGCAAAATGGAGCGGACGTGAACCAAAGAGACAGCCGGGGCCGGGCGCCCCTGCACCATGCCACGCTCCTGGGCCGCACCGG CCAGGTCTGCCTGTTCCTGAAGCGTGGGGCCGACCAGCATGCCTTGGACCATGAACAGCAGGACCCACTGAGTATCGCGGTCCAGGAGGCGAATGCGGACATCGTCACACT aAGTACGTGGCCCAGAGTCGGTGCATAA